In the Kwoniella shivajii chromosome 2, complete sequence genome, one interval contains:
- a CDS encoding glutaredoxin: MSAEIKQLVDSTIKNNKTVVFSKSYCPYCKKAKSYLAEDTSDLTVFELDERDDGSAIQAYLKELNGQGTVPHVYLNQEFIGGSSDLLKLSHDQIKKKISA; encoded by the exons ATGTCTGCCGAAATTAAACAACTCGTTGATTCAACtatcaaaaacaacaaaaccGTTGTTTTCTCTAAATCTTACTGTCCC TACTGTAAGAAAGCCAAGTCTTACCTCGCTGAAGATACAAGTGATCTTACCGTCTTTGA ACTCgatgagagagatgatggat CTGCCATCCAAGCTTACCTCAAAGAACTTAATGGTCAAGGTACCGTTCCCCATGTCTACCTTAACCAAGAATTCATTGGTGGATCTTCAGATTTATTGAAGTTGTCCCacgatcaaatcaagaagaagatctctGCTTAA
- a CDS encoding flap endonuclease 1, translating to MGIKGLTALLSEHAPRCMKDHEMKTLFGRKVAIDASMSIYQFLIAVRQQDGQMLMNESGDVTSHLMGFFYRTIRMVDHGIKPCYIFDGKPPELKGTVLAKRFARREEAKEGEEEARETGTAEDIDKLARRQVRVTKEHNEECKKLLALMGIPVVTAPGEAEAQCAELARAGKVYAAGSEDMDTLTFHSPILLRHLTFSEAKKMPISEINLDVALQDLDMSMDRFIELCILLGCDYLEPCKGIGPKTALKLIREHGGLKGVVDFVRGKMEEKERENQVIASSQNYDDDSDRESEEGGGGMMVNSDGEEVPLQSSPVKKSPAKKKKKVTSSGMVIPEHWPWEEAKQLFITPDVVKGDNLDLDWKAPDTDGLVEFLCRDKGFNEDRVRAGAAKLTKMLAAKQQGRLDGFFTVKPKDSSTTKPSSGKPTAGGKRKGDDKDKGGAKKKGKK from the exons ATGggtatcaaag GGTTAACAGCTCTTTTGAGCGAACATGCTCCGAGATGTATGAAAGATCACGAGATGAAGACT CTATTCGGTAGAAAAGTAGCCATTGACGCTTCTAT GTCGATCTACCAGTTCCTAATCGCTGTAAGACAACAAGATGGTCAGATGTTAATGAATGAAAGTGGTGATGTGACGAG TCATCTGATGGGTTTCTTCTATCGAACAATACGAATGGTAGATCACGGTATAAAACCGTGTTACATATTCGATGGTAAACCACCCGAATTGAAAGGTACTGTC CTCGCGAAACGATTtgcaagaagagaagaagccaaagaaggtgaagaagaagctcgagaAACAG GTACTGCTGAGGATATTGATAAACTCGCTAGAAGACAAGTTCGGGTGACGAAAGAGCACAATGAAGAATGTAAGAAGTTGTTAGCGTTAATGGGTATTCCAGTGGTGACT GCACCAGGAGAGGCTGAAGCTCAATGTGCCGAACTTGCGAGGGcaggaaag GTATATGCGGCAGGATCCGAGGATATGGATACTTTGACATTCCACTCGCCGATACTTCTTCGACATCTCACTTTCTcagaagcgaagaagatgCCTATTTCAGAGATAAATCTGGACGTAGCTTTACAAGATCTGGATATGAGTATGGACCGC TTCATCGAACTCTGTATTTTACTTGGATGTGATTACCTTGAACCGTGCAAAGGAATTGGACCCAAAACCGCCTTAAAACTCATAAGAGAACACGGTGGGCTGAAAGGGGTTGTTGATTTCGTTCGAGGCaaaatggaagagaaagaaagggaaaacCAAGTCATAGCTTCATCTCAAAAttacgatgatgattcagatagagaaagtgaagaaggtggggGCGGAATGATGGTTAATTCCGATGGGGAAGAAGTACCTTTACAAAGTAGCCCGGTAAAGAAAAGCCcagcgaagaagaagaagaaggttacCAGTTCGGGTATGGTTATACCTGAACACTGGCCatgggaagaagcgaaaCAACTGTTCATCACGCCGGATGTCGTTAAAGGTGATAATCTAGAT CTCGATTGGAAAGCACCTGATACTGATGGATTAGTAGAATTTTTGTGTCGAGATAAAGggttcaa TGAGGACAGAGTTAGAGCGGGAGCAGCCAAACTAACCAAGATGTTAGCGGCTAAACAACAAGGTAGACTGGATGGTTTCTTCACGGTGAAGCCGAAAGATTCAAGCACGactaaaccatcttcaggAAAGCCCACTGCTggtggaaagaggaaaggtgatgataaagataaaggtggggccaagaagaagggaaagaagtag
- a CDS encoding homocitrate synthase, mitochondrial yields MCPPPDQPVTSNGDEEMVPIINDGPHISSSTKSEINRTNEQTNQQPPAVASHKGLYGRASDFLSNTSNWSIIESTLREGEQFANAFFTLETKIKIARMLDEFGVEYIELTSPAASPESKAHCEAICKLGLKRTKILTHIRCHMDDARLAVETGVDGVDVVIGTSSFLREHSHGKDMTWITKTAIEVIEFVKSKGIEIRFSSEDSFRSELVDLLSIYRTVDKIHVNRVGVADTVGCADPRQVYDLVRTLRGVVSCDIECHFHNDTGCSIANAYAALEAGATHIDTSILGIGERNGITPLGGLIARMMVANPEYVKGKYNLHMLRELENVVAEAVEISVPFNNYITGFCAFTHKAGIHAKAILANPSTYEILNPADFGMTRYVSIGHRLTGWNAVKSRVEQLNLSLTDDQVKDATAKIKELADVRTQSMEDVDMILRIYHTAIATGDLKVGQSAVLDRLLEKHMPSRDTSPNGSANGNKRARVEGATA; encoded by the exons ATGTGTCCCCCTCCTGATCAACCCGTCACCTcaaatggagatgaagagatggtACCCATCATCAACGATGGTCctcatatctcatcttcaaccaaGAGTGAGATAAATCGAACCAATGaacaaacaaatcaacaaccCCCAGCGGTCGCTTCTCACAAGGGATTGTACGGCAGAGCAAGTGATTTCTTGAGTAACACAAGTAACTGGAGT ATTATTGAATCCACTCTTCGAG AGGGTGAACAATTCGCCAATGCTTTCTTCACCCTTGagaccaagatcaagatcgCTAGGAT GCTTGACGAATTCGGTGTCGAATACATTGAACTCACCTCCCCTGCTGCATCACCTGAATCTAAGGCTCATTGTGAAGCAATCTGTAAATTAGGTCTCAAGAGAACCAAGATTTTGACCCACATCAGATGTCATATGGATGACGCCAGATTAGCCGTAGAGactg GTGTTGACGGTGTTGACGTTGTCATtggaacatcatcattcttgaGAGAACATTCTCACGGAAAGGATATGACATGGATCACCAAGACCGCAATTGAAGTCATCGAGTTCGTCAAATCCAAGGGAATCGAAATTCGATTCTCTTCAGAAGATTCCTTCAGATCTGAGTTAGTAGATTTATTATCGATTTACAGGACAGTGGATAAGATCCACGTAAACCGAGTTGGTGTAGCCGATACCGTTGGATGTGCGGATCCAAGACAAGTTTACGATTTAGTAAGAACTTTAAGAGGTGTAGTAAGCTGTGATATCGAATGTCATTTCCACAATGATACCGGTTGTT CAATTGCCAATGCCTACGCCGCTCTTGAAGCTGGTGCTACTCACATTGATACCTCAATT CTCGGTATTGGGGAGAGAAACGGTATCACACCTCTTGGTGGTTTGATCGCTCGAATGATGGTCGCCAACCCTGAATATGTCAAGGGCAAATACAACTTGCACATGCTCCGAGAATTGGAGAACGTTGTTGCTGAGGCCGTCGAAATCTCTGTTCCTTT CAACAACTACATAACTGGATTCTGTGCTTTCACCCACAAAGCTGGTATTCACGCCAAGGCTATCCTTGCCAATCCCTCCACTTATGAGATCTTGAACCCTGCCGATTTCGGTATGACTCGATATGTCTCCATTGG TCACCGACTTACAGGATGGAACGCAGTCAAATCGAGAGTGGAACAACTCAATCTCAGTCTCAcagatgatcaagtcaagGATGCTACTGccaagatcaaggaattgGCAGATGTAAGAACGCAATCTATGgaagatgttgatatgaTCTTACGTATTTACCACACCGCTATCGCTACTGGTGATCTCAAGGTTGGACAATCAGCTGTATTAGATCGATTGCtcgagaag CACATGCCCTCAAGAGATACCTCTCCTAACGGTTCAGCAAACGGTAACAAGAGAGCTCGAGTAGAAGGTGCCACTGCATAA